In Clostridia bacterium, the sequence GAGACGAGCAGTGAAACTGTGCAAGAACCTGCTGCCCCAGAACAGGACGGTGCCTACCGGTGGCCCTTGGCACCTTATACGTTTCCGGTCAGGTAGAATTTCGGGTATTTCGCCGAGGTAAGGGTGAGACAATGGGAAAGTACATAAAGACTGTTTGCTTTGCGCTGCTATTTCTCCTAGTCACAGGTGTGGCCGCTTTTCCCGGGCAGGAGGCCGGGATTGGGCAAATCAAAGCTATCTATCAAAATATCAGGCTGGTGGTAAACGGGAGGACGGTGGACCTGCCGGTAACTCCTTTTCAAGTCGAGGAAGGGCATTTGATGGTTCCTGTCCGGGCATTGGCAGAGGCATTGAACTGCAGGGTGGAATGGGATCCAAATGAGAATATTGTATACATCAACAACCATTTCCTGTTAAGAAGTGATTGCAGTAACCGGGTACCTTACGTTTACGTGGAAGAACTTCCTGTCTTGCGCAATGTCGGGCCTTTCTTTCAGTTAAAGAGCAGGCCGATTACCATTGCTTCCAGGCAATTTGGGCATGGCTTGGTGGTAGAACTGGTGGCACCGCCTCCCAACGGGAAGGAAGAGGAAAAACCTGCCCACTACGCGGAAGCCGTAGTGGAACTGGGCGGCAAGTACACCTGGTTGGAGGGCTTCTTGGGTGTAGACGACGAGACCCGGAACAGTCGTGGGAGTTTTATCTGCGAGATCTACGGGGATGACCTGCTCATTCACCAGTCGGAAATCATCAGGCCGTCCCAGTATCCTCAAAAATTCATCGTCAATGTAACAGGATTTCACCGGCTAACTCTCCTGGTCCGCTGGGAGGATGCCGGCCGGGGCGATTATGACCGGCTCTGGGCTGCGGTGGCTGATCTCCTGGTTTATTGACCCGTTTCAGGCGCCACTGACGCTAAAGAATTTAAAGGAGAGCCCATCACCCAGAAGGAATATATTCATCCAGCATGAATAATACTAGGGATCAAGGAAAAAAGGGGTGATGCAGATGCTGGAGAAACAGCAGTTGGAAACAATTCTAGCCACCGCCCTAGGGGAAGGTGGGGATTTTGCCGAACTGTTCATGGAGAGGAAGACCAACACCGGCATCAGCTGTGAAGACAACCGGATTGAGAAGATTATCTCCGGTATCGAGCTGGGAGCCGGGATTCGGGTCATAGTCGGCGAAAATACAGCTTATGGATATACAAATGATTTGTCTTTGGAAGGGCTGTTAGAGGTAGCGAGAGTGGTGGCGAAAGCGGCTAAGGGAGCTGCCGGAAGCGTTAAAATTGAGTTGAAAAAAGCTGAGCCTCCCGTTGCTTTTGAGGTCAGGCAGCTGCCCACCGGGGTCAGCATCGATGAAAAAGTGCGGCTGGTGGAAGCAGCCAATGAAGCTGCCCGGGCTCTGGATGAACGGGTTATCCAAGTAGCCGTGGCGTACGGAGACGTAATCCAGGATGTGTGGATTGCTAACAGCCTGGGCAGGTATGTGGAAGACCGGCGGATTCGCACGCGCTTTGTCGTTAACGTGGTAGCGGCCGAGAACGGTTTGATCCAGACCGGTTATGAAGCAATTGGGGGACATGTCGGTTTCGAACTCTTTGATGAAGTATCCCCGGTGGAATTGGCGAAAAAAGCCGCCCAGAGGGCTTTGTTGATGCTAAGAGCCAAACCTGCTCCGGCGGGTCAAATGATGGTGGTGATGTCCGGAGAAGCAGGCGGCACCATGATCCATGAAGCCTGCGGTCATGGTTTGGAAGCAGACCTGGTACAAAAACAGCTATCAGTCTATAGAGGTAAAATAGGGCAAAAAGTTGCCTCCGAGCTGGTGACCGTTATTGATGACGCCACTTTGCCGAATAAGTATGGTTCTTTTGCGTTTGACGATGAGGGCAATCCGGCCCAGCGGACCGTTCTCATTGAAAACGGGATCCTGAAAGGCTATATGTACGACTATTTAACGGCCAAAAAGGAAGGGAAAACGTCCACCGGTAACGGCAGACGGGAATCTTTCCGGGATCGTCCCATTGTACGGATGACTAATACGTTTATCGCCCCCGGCAATTCGGATCCGGAAGAAATCATTCGATCCGTGCAAAAAGGTTTCTACGTGAAGAAAATGGGTGGCGGTCAAGTCAATACCACCAATGGTGACTTTGTTTTCGATGTGACCGAAGGCTATTTGATTGAGAACGGGAAAATCACCGAACCGGTCAGGGGAGCTACTTTAACCGGCAATGGGCCGCGAGTATTACAAATGATTGATATGGTGGGAAATGACCACGGATTTGCTATTGGCACGTGTGGCAAGGACGGCCAGGGAGTACCCGTATCAGACGCTCAACCAACCATCCGTATTCCACAACTGACCATCGGCGGCTTATTAGACTAAGGAGGGAATTAGATGGACAAATACCAGATCCTGGCGAAAGAATTGGTGGAAAAAGCAGCAGCCAGCGGGGCCCACCAGGCTGAAGTGTATATCTCGAAAGGAAAAGAATTGACCATCGAAGTAGCCAACGGTCAAGTGGAAGCATTAAAAAATGCCGAGGAACATGGCCTGGGCATCAGGGTCCTCGTAGACCACCGGTTAGGCTACGCTTATACTTCGGATTTTTCTCCGGCAGCGTTGGAAGCGACCCTCACTCAGGCCATTAAGAACGCGGAAAAAACCCACCCAGATCCTCATTATCGCCTGCCGGACCCGGTCATCGATCACAGGGAATTGGAACTATACGATCCGGAGATAACTGCCACCAGTATTGAACACAAAATCAACCTGGCTTTAGCCATTGAAAAAGCAGCCAGGGAATATGATCCCCGGGTGAAAATTACCGAAAATTGTACATACCAGGATTCCCAGTACCAGGTGATCCTGGCCAATTCTCAGGGAATCCTGTGTTCTTATCAAGGCGCCTACTGCGGGTGTTATGCTTACGTAGTAGCGGAAGAAGATGAAGATGCCCAAACCGGCTTTGGCATGCAGTTTGATTTGAAAATTGCGGCGCTGGACCCGATCAAAGTAGGGAAAGAAGCCGCCGCCAAAGCTGTCAGGATGCTGAATGCGAGCCATATAAAAACCCAAAAGGCACCGGTTGTGTTCGATCCTTATGTGGCGACCAACTTCCTGGGAGTATTGGCACCGGCCCTTTCCGCTGATGCCGTGCAAAAAGGAAAATCTCTCTTTGCCGGCAAAGTGGGACAGCCAGTCTGTTCCTCATTAATCAACATTGTTGACGACGGCGCCTTGCCGGGCGGTCTGATGTCAGCTCCTTTTGACGGGGAAGGTGTGAGCACCGGGAGGACCGTACTGGTGGAAAGAGGCGTCCTGAAGGGATACCTGCACAACACTTATACTGCAGCCAAAGACGGGGTAAGTTCCACAGGGAATGCCGTACGTTCTTTTAAGAGCACCCCGGAAGTGGGTACCACCAATTTTTATATCGAACCCGGTAACGTATGTAAAGAAGAGCTGCTGGCCGGCATTGAGCAGGGTTTCTATGTGACGGAAGTGATGGGCATGCACACGGCCAATCCCATCTCCGGCGACTTCTCCGTCGGTGCCAGCGGCTTGTGGATCGAGAACGGGCGGTTAACCAGACCGGTTCGAGGCGTGGCTATTGCCGGCAATTTGATGCATCTCTTTCAATCCGTGGATTGTGTCGCCGACGACTTAACCTTTTTCGTGGGAAGAGGTTCCCCCACCATTCGCATCAAAGAAATGACTATCAGCGGCAGTTAGTTTCATAAAAACTCTATCCAAAAGGGCTAACATATGGTAAAATGCTAGCGAAAAACACTGGGGGAGGCAGTGATGAGGCTTCTTTTCTTGCACGGTCCTAATTTGAACCTGTTAGGCAAAAGGGAACCCGGTATCTATGGTACCACCACCCTGGCAGGGATTAATGAGCAATTGCAATCCCTGGCAAAAGAATACGGAGTGGAAATTAGTTTTTTTCAATCAAATCATGAGGGCGTCCTCATAGACGTGCTGCAGGAAAAAGGATGGTCCGGGGAAGTAGATTGCATTATTTTCAACCCGGGCGCCTTTACCCATTACAGCTATGCCCTCCGCGACGCGGTAGCGTCAATCCCCATTCCTGTCATTGAGGTGCATTTATCGAACATATACCAGAGAGAAGAATTCCGGCACCGTTCCGTGCTTGCGCCGGTTTGCCGGGGGCAGATCAGCGGATTTGGTGCCGGGAGCTATATCGCCGCATTTTTTGCGGCGCTGCACTTGATCAAACCGCAAATACTTGAACCGGGGAAGGAACACCAAAATGCCTTATGAACGACGCTGCAAAAGAATTCAAGCGCTATTGAGAGAAGAAGATTTAGACGCCATACTTGTTACCGGTGGATCTAACCGTTATTACCTGAGCGGGTTTCGCGGTTCCGCCGGCTGCTTGCTGGTGACTGCCAACCAGGCATTTCTATTGACCGACGGTCGTTACGTAGATCAGGCCAAACAGCAAACCGCCTGCTGCCAAGTCCTGCATCAAGGTGCCGATTGGTATAATACCTTAAACCAGTTATTAAAAGAGCACCAGGTGAGAAAGCTGGCCTTTGAACAGGAACACGTGAGCCACGGGGAATACCTGCGCCTGGCGGAGAAGGTGTCGGGTGCGACCCTGATCGGCAAGAGAAATTTTGTTGAGACTTTTCGTGAAATAAAAGACGGGTCGGAACTGGAACTGATGAAAAAGGCGGCCTCTATAGCTGATCAGGCTTTCCATGACTTATTGTCCATCTTAAGACCCGGGTTAACGGAAACGGAGGTGGCGGCTCAGCTCGAGTACCGGATGCGCCGCCTGGGCTCGGAAGGGCCTGCTTTTGATACAATTGTAGCCTCAGGGCCGCGTGCTGCCTTACCCCATGGTACGGCTACCGACAGGAGAATTGCCCCGGGAGACTTCGTCGTCTTTGATTTTGGGGCTACCTATCAGGGCTACCGCTCTGACATGACCCGAACGGTGGTGATCGGGCAGGCTTCGTCGAAGCAAAAGGAGATCTACCAGTTGGTGTTAAGAGCTCAACTGGCCGGCCTGCAAGCTGTGAAGGCAAACGAAACCTGTGAGAGCGTGGACAGTGCCGCCAGGGAAGTTATCGCTAAAGAAGGGTACGGGGAGTTTTTCGGGCACAGCCTGGGACACGGCGTGGGCCTGGATGTACATGAAAATCCACGGCTGGCACAGGGAAATAAGCTTCCTTTAAAGCCGGGTATGGTTGTCACAGTTGAACCGGGAGTATATTTAACTGACTGGGGCGGGGTTCGTATCGAGGATATGGTCCTGGTAACCGGCGACGGCTGTGAAATCTTAACCCATACATCAAAAGAATTGTTGGAGATTGCTTAAGTCAAGGTTGTGGATGAGAAGGAGGTTCAATCATGATTTCAACTAACGATTTCCGGACTGGTTTAACCATCGAAGTGGACGGGGAGGTTTATACGGTAGTAGAATTCCAGCACGTGAAACCCGGCAAAGGCGCTGCTTTCGTCCGTAGCAAACTGAAAAACAGGCGTACCGGTGCCGTGGTGGAGAAAACCTTCCGTGCCGGCGAGAAGGTCGAAAAGGCCCATGTAGAGCGCCGGGAAATGCAGTATCTCTACAATGACGGGGACAATTACTATTTTATGGATACCGGAAACTATGAGCAAATATCTCTAAATAAAGACCAGCTAGACGAAGCCATCAAGTTTTTGAAGGAAAATATGAACATCTATTGCTTGTTCTACAAAGGGGAATCTATCGGTGTGGAATTGCCGAATACAGTAGAGCTCAAAGTTGTTGAAACTGAACCCGGTGTCCGGGGTGACACGGCTACCGGCGCCACGAAAGCCGCTGTTTTGGAAACGGGAGCCGTCGTGCAGGTGCCGTTGTTTGTGAACGTGGGCGACGTACTTGTGATTGACACGCGGAGCGGGGAATATGTCCAGAGGGCATAATGTTTAAGGAATAGGCAATAATACGGAAGTAGAAATTTGAAAAAAGGAGGGTTCCCGGTGAGAAAACTGTTCAAGAAAATCGCGTATCTTGAGGGCTTAATTGACGGCGCCGATCTGGAGGATGCCAAGGTAAAACGGATTCTCGATGAAATAGTGGATGTATTGGAAGATGTGGTAGAAGCCCTGCACGATCTGCGGGACAGCCAGGAAGAACTTGAAGATTACGTATCCAGTGTAGATGAGGATTTAGAAGACCTGGAAAGAG encodes:
- a CDS encoding TldD/PmbA family protein; translation: MLEKQQLETILATALGEGGDFAELFMERKTNTGISCEDNRIEKIISGIELGAGIRVIVGENTAYGYTNDLSLEGLLEVARVVAKAAKGAAGSVKIELKKAEPPVAFEVRQLPTGVSIDEKVRLVEAANEAARALDERVIQVAVAYGDVIQDVWIANSLGRYVEDRRIRTRFVVNVVAAENGLIQTGYEAIGGHVGFELFDEVSPVELAKKAAQRALLMLRAKPAPAGQMMVVMSGEAGGTMIHEACGHGLEADLVQKQLSVYRGKIGQKVASELVTVIDDATLPNKYGSFAFDDEGNPAQRTVLIENGILKGYMYDYLTAKKEGKTSTGNGRRESFRDRPIVRMTNTFIAPGNSDPEEIIRSVQKGFYVKKMGGGQVNTTNGDFVFDVTEGYLIENGKITEPVRGATLTGNGPRVLQMIDMVGNDHGFAIGTCGKDGQGVPVSDAQPTIRIPQLTIGGLLD
- a CDS encoding TldD/PmbA family protein; protein product: MDKYQILAKELVEKAAASGAHQAEVYISKGKELTIEVANGQVEALKNAEEHGLGIRVLVDHRLGYAYTSDFSPAALEATLTQAIKNAEKTHPDPHYRLPDPVIDHRELELYDPEITATSIEHKINLALAIEKAAREYDPRVKITENCTYQDSQYQVILANSQGILCSYQGAYCGCYAYVVAEEDEDAQTGFGMQFDLKIAALDPIKVGKEAAAKAVRMLNASHIKTQKAPVVFDPYVATNFLGVLAPALSADAVQKGKSLFAGKVGQPVCSSLINIVDDGALPGGLMSAPFDGEGVSTGRTVLVERGVLKGYLHNTYTAAKDGVSSTGNAVRSFKSTPEVGTTNFYIEPGNVCKEELLAGIEQGFYVTEVMGMHTANPISGDFSVGASGLWIENGRLTRPVRGVAIAGNLMHLFQSVDCVADDLTFFVGRGSPTIRIKEMTISGS
- the aroQ gene encoding type II 3-dehydroquinate dehydratase codes for the protein MRLLFLHGPNLNLLGKREPGIYGTTTLAGINEQLQSLAKEYGVEISFFQSNHEGVLIDVLQEKGWSGEVDCIIFNPGAFTHYSYALRDAVASIPIPVIEVHLSNIYQREEFRHRSVLAPVCRGQISGFGAGSYIAAFFAALHLIKPQILEPGKEHQNAL
- a CDS encoding aminopeptidase P family protein, which encodes MPYERRCKRIQALLREEDLDAILVTGGSNRYYLSGFRGSAGCLLVTANQAFLLTDGRYVDQAKQQTACCQVLHQGADWYNTLNQLLKEHQVRKLAFEQEHVSHGEYLRLAEKVSGATLIGKRNFVETFREIKDGSELELMKKAASIADQAFHDLLSILRPGLTETEVAAQLEYRMRRLGSEGPAFDTIVASGPRAALPHGTATDRRIAPGDFVVFDFGATYQGYRSDMTRTVVIGQASSKQKEIYQLVLRAQLAGLQAVKANETCESVDSAAREVIAKEGYGEFFGHSLGHGVGLDVHENPRLAQGNKLPLKPGMVVTVEPGVYLTDWGGVRIEDMVLVTGDGCEILTHTSKELLEIA
- the efp gene encoding elongation factor P, yielding MISTNDFRTGLTIEVDGEVYTVVEFQHVKPGKGAAFVRSKLKNRRTGAVVEKTFRAGEKVEKAHVERREMQYLYNDGDNYYFMDTGNYEQISLNKDQLDEAIKFLKENMNIYCLFYKGESIGVELPNTVELKVVETEPGVRGDTATGATKAAVLETGAVVQVPLFVNVGDVLVIDTRSGEYVQRA